The Lates calcarifer isolate ASB-BC8 linkage group LG14, TLL_Latcal_v3, whole genome shotgun sequence genome has a segment encoding these proteins:
- the LOC108881987 gene encoding signal-regulatory protein beta-2 isoform X4, whose amino-acid sequence MVNLLTAVSLPVRTALYKMELQAEKMVVCLLNISLLWSVCQAQLSDISQPDSFKAVELGDTVTITCHIHSPARHIMWYKLTTGKRLQPISVEPVATTDRFYNLTTFNKEPHRYSVKSDTINNHLSISATTGEDVGTYYCGLLNVKDIQFGSGTFLMVKGLKMISDSIVQQPESTSVQPGDSVTLSCSVHTGHCAAEHTSVMWLKHSDHAAPETIYSSGNKNNTCQRTKKDSEETTCVYNLLLRNLSSDDAGTYYCVVTSYGQTLLGNGTRIINRSADLSPTVIALMLSNILLGIVTLLLVWTLCKNSKKNSTASRSSDGSPEGNQAGDAVVYTAVNSAPTGLSCRSASVKYSTDSIVYSDVRYCQ is encoded by the exons ATGGTAAATCTGTTGACTGCTGTCAGTTTACCCGTCAGAACTGCTCTGTACAAGATGGAGCTACAAGCAGAGAAGATGGTGGTGTGCCTTCTAAATATTTCCCTGCTGTGGTCTGTGT GTCAAGCACAGTTAAGTGACATCTCCCAGCCTGATTCTTTCAAAGCAGTGGAGCTAGGAGACACAGTTACTATTACATGTCACATTCATAGTCCTGCAAGGCACATAATGTGGTACAAGCTGACCACTGGGAAGAGACTACAGCCCATATCTGTTGAGCCAGTGGCCACAACAGATAGGTTTTATAATCTGACAACATTTAATAAGGAACCTCACCGTTATTCAGTAAAATCTGACACAATCAACAATCACCTGAGTATATCTGCAACAACAGGGGAAGACGTTGGAACGTATTACTGTGGGCTGTTGAACGTAAAGGACATTCAGTTTGGATCAGGAACCTTTCTAATGGTCAAAG GTCTAAAGATGATCAGTGATTCTATCGTCCAGCAGCCAGAGTCTACATCTGTCCAGCCAGGagactctgtgactctcagcTGTTCTGTTCACACTGGTCATTGTGCAGCAGAACACACTAGTGTCATGTGGCTCAAACACTCTGATCACGCTGCTCCAGAAACCATTTACTCctctggaaataaaaacaacacctgTCAGAGGACTAAGAAAGACTCTGAAGAAACTACCTGTGTCTACAACCTGCTCCTGAGGAACCTCAGCTCTGATGATGCTGGGACCTACTACTGTGTCGTGACTTCATATGGACAGACACTGTTGGGAAACGGCACCAGGATAATTAACA GATCAGCTGATCTGAGTCCAACTGTCATTGCACTGATGCTGTCAAATATCCTTCTTGGGATAGTGACACTTCTTCTAGTATGGACACTTTgcaaaaacagcaagaaaaactCCACAG CATCCAGATCCAGTGACGGATCTCCTGAAGGCAATCAG GCTGGAGATGCAGTTGTCTACACAGCAGTGAATTCAGCTCCCACAGGCTTATCCTGCAGATCAGCCTCAGTGAAATACAGTACAGACTCAATAGTTTATTCTGATGTCAGGTACTGTCAATAG
- the LOC108881991 gene encoding uncharacterized protein LOC108881991, with the protein MLYFVNVFLLWPLCVAQRSEISQPVYFRTVKLGDPATIECYIKSELERRVWYKFTTGKRLQFVASFNSLYSWSAIADEFNDRYSVNSDTINNHLSISATTWEDVGTYHCGVIHLNDVQFGSGTFLMFKGLKMISDSIIQQPESTSVQPGDSVTLSCSVHTGHCAAEHTSVMWLKHSDHAAPETIYSSGNKNNTCQRTKKDSEETTCVYNLLLRNLSSDDAGTYYCVVTSCGQTLLGNGTRIINNSAITKSVVPSLTVIALMLSNISLGIMMLILVWILCKSWRKESTEATDRSPEGFQASDAVTYSAVCLSPRQTTVKYSGDSVVYSAIRHCQQNQV; encoded by the exons ATGCTGtactttgtaaatgttttcctGCTCTGGCCTCTGT gTGTGGCACAGAGGAGTGAAATCTCTCAGCCAGTTTATTTCCGAACAGTGAAGCTCGGAGATCCAGCTACTATTGAATGTTACATAAAGAGTGAACTGGAAAGGAGAGTGTGGTACAAATTTACTACAGGGAAAAGACTGCAGTTTGTGGCATCATTCAATTCTCTCTATAGTTGGAGTGCAATTGCTGATGAATTTAATGACCGTTACTCAGTAAACTCTGACACAATCAACAATCATCTGAGTATATCTGCAACAACATGGGAAGATGTTGGAACATACCACTGTGGAGTAATTCACTTAAATGATGTTCAGTTTGGATCAGGAACCTTCTTGATGTTTAAAG GTCTAAAGATGATCAGTGATTCTATCATCCAGCAGCCAGAGTCTACATCTGTCCAGCCAGGagactctgtgactctcagcTGTTCTGTTCACACTGGTCATTGTGCAGCAGAACACACTAGTGTCATGTGGCTCAAACACTCTGATCACGCTGCTCCAGAAACCATTTACTCctctggaaataaaaacaacacctgTCAGAGGACTAAGAAAGACTCTGAAGAAACTACCTGTGTCTACAACCTGCTCCTGAGGAACCTCAGCTCTGATGATGCTGGGACCTACTACTGTGTTGTGACTTCATGTGGACAGACACTGTTGGGAAATGGCACCAGGATAATTAACA ACTCAGCCATCACCAAATCAGTTGTACCAAGTCTAACCGTTATTGCACTGATGTTGTCTAATATCAGTCTTGGGATTATGATGCTTATTCTTGTTTGGATACTTTGTAAGAGTTGGAGGAAAGAATCCACAG AGGCGACTGATAGATCTCCTGAAGGTTTTCAG GCTAGTGATGCAGTTACCTactcagctgtgtgtctgtccccCAGACAAACCACAGTGAAATACAGTGGAGACTCTGTAGTTTACTCTGCCATCAGACACTGTCAACAGAATCAAGTTTAA
- the LOC108881987 gene encoding signal-regulatory protein beta-2 isoform X3, with product MVNLLTAVSLPVRTALYKMELQAEKMVVCLLNISLLWSVCQAQLSDISQPDSFKAVELGDTVTITCHIHSPARHIMWYKLTTGKRLQPISVEPVATTDRFYNLTTFNKEPHRYSVKSDTINNHLSISATTGEDVGTYYCGLLNVKDIQFGSGTFLMVKGLKMISDSIVQQPESTSVQPGDSVTLSCSVHTGHCAAEHTSVMWLKHSDHAAPETIYSSGNKNNTCQRTKKDSEETTCVYNLLLRNLSSDDAGTYYCVVTSYGQTLLGNGTRIINRSADLSPTVIALMLSNILLGIVTLLLVWTLCKNSKKNSTAASRSSDGSPEGNQAGDAVVYTAVNSAPTGLSCRSASVKYSTDSIVYSDVRYCQ from the exons ATGGTAAATCTGTTGACTGCTGTCAGTTTACCCGTCAGAACTGCTCTGTACAAGATGGAGCTACAAGCAGAGAAGATGGTGGTGTGCCTTCTAAATATTTCCCTGCTGTGGTCTGTGT GTCAAGCACAGTTAAGTGACATCTCCCAGCCTGATTCTTTCAAAGCAGTGGAGCTAGGAGACACAGTTACTATTACATGTCACATTCATAGTCCTGCAAGGCACATAATGTGGTACAAGCTGACCACTGGGAAGAGACTACAGCCCATATCTGTTGAGCCAGTGGCCACAACAGATAGGTTTTATAATCTGACAACATTTAATAAGGAACCTCACCGTTATTCAGTAAAATCTGACACAATCAACAATCACCTGAGTATATCTGCAACAACAGGGGAAGACGTTGGAACGTATTACTGTGGGCTGTTGAACGTAAAGGACATTCAGTTTGGATCAGGAACCTTTCTAATGGTCAAAG GTCTAAAGATGATCAGTGATTCTATCGTCCAGCAGCCAGAGTCTACATCTGTCCAGCCAGGagactctgtgactctcagcTGTTCTGTTCACACTGGTCATTGTGCAGCAGAACACACTAGTGTCATGTGGCTCAAACACTCTGATCACGCTGCTCCAGAAACCATTTACTCctctggaaataaaaacaacacctgTCAGAGGACTAAGAAAGACTCTGAAGAAACTACCTGTGTCTACAACCTGCTCCTGAGGAACCTCAGCTCTGATGATGCTGGGACCTACTACTGTGTCGTGACTTCATATGGACAGACACTGTTGGGAAACGGCACCAGGATAATTAACA GATCAGCTGATCTGAGTCCAACTGTCATTGCACTGATGCTGTCAAATATCCTTCTTGGGATAGTGACACTTCTTCTAGTATGGACACTTTgcaaaaacagcaagaaaaactCCACAG CAGCATCCAGATCCAGTGACGGATCTCCTGAAGGCAATCAG GCTGGAGATGCAGTTGTCTACACAGCAGTGAATTCAGCTCCCACAGGCTTATCCTGCAGATCAGCCTCAGTGAAATACAGTACAGACTCAATAGTTTATTCTGATGTCAGGTACTGTCAATAG
- the LOC108881987 gene encoding signal-regulatory protein beta-2 isoform X1, whose amino-acid sequence MVNLLTAVSLPVRTALYKMELQAEKMVVCLLNISLLWSVCQAQLSDISQPDSFKAVELGDTVTITCHIHSPARHIMWYKLTTGKRLQPISVEPVATTDRFYNLTTFNKEPHRYSVKSDTINNHLSISATTGEDVGTYYCGLLNVKDIQFGSGTFLMVKGLKMISDSIVQQPESTSVQPGDSVTLSCSVHTGHCAAEHTSVMWLKHSDHAAPETIYSSGNKNNTCQRTKKDSEETTCVYNLLLRNLSSDDAGTYYCVVTSYGQTLLGNGTRIINRSADLSPTVIALMLSNILLGIVTLLLVWTLCKNSKKNSTAASRSSDGSPEGNQVIQAGDAVVYTAVNSAPTGLSCRSASVKYSTDSIVYSDVRYCQ is encoded by the exons ATGGTAAATCTGTTGACTGCTGTCAGTTTACCCGTCAGAACTGCTCTGTACAAGATGGAGCTACAAGCAGAGAAGATGGTGGTGTGCCTTCTAAATATTTCCCTGCTGTGGTCTGTGT GTCAAGCACAGTTAAGTGACATCTCCCAGCCTGATTCTTTCAAAGCAGTGGAGCTAGGAGACACAGTTACTATTACATGTCACATTCATAGTCCTGCAAGGCACATAATGTGGTACAAGCTGACCACTGGGAAGAGACTACAGCCCATATCTGTTGAGCCAGTGGCCACAACAGATAGGTTTTATAATCTGACAACATTTAATAAGGAACCTCACCGTTATTCAGTAAAATCTGACACAATCAACAATCACCTGAGTATATCTGCAACAACAGGGGAAGACGTTGGAACGTATTACTGTGGGCTGTTGAACGTAAAGGACATTCAGTTTGGATCAGGAACCTTTCTAATGGTCAAAG GTCTAAAGATGATCAGTGATTCTATCGTCCAGCAGCCAGAGTCTACATCTGTCCAGCCAGGagactctgtgactctcagcTGTTCTGTTCACACTGGTCATTGTGCAGCAGAACACACTAGTGTCATGTGGCTCAAACACTCTGATCACGCTGCTCCAGAAACCATTTACTCctctggaaataaaaacaacacctgTCAGAGGACTAAGAAAGACTCTGAAGAAACTACCTGTGTCTACAACCTGCTCCTGAGGAACCTCAGCTCTGATGATGCTGGGACCTACTACTGTGTCGTGACTTCATATGGACAGACACTGTTGGGAAACGGCACCAGGATAATTAACA GATCAGCTGATCTGAGTCCAACTGTCATTGCACTGATGCTGTCAAATATCCTTCTTGGGATAGTGACACTTCTTCTAGTATGGACACTTTgcaaaaacagcaagaaaaactCCACAG CAGCATCCAGATCCAGTGACGGATCTCCTGAAGGCAATCAGGTGATACAG GCTGGAGATGCAGTTGTCTACACAGCAGTGAATTCAGCTCCCACAGGCTTATCCTGCAGATCAGCCTCAGTGAAATACAGTACAGACTCAATAGTTTATTCTGATGTCAGGTACTGTCAATAG
- the LOC108881987 gene encoding signal-regulatory protein beta-2 isoform X2, with translation MVNLLTAVSLPVRTALYKMELQAEKMVVCLLNISLLWSVCQAQLSDISQPDSFKAVELGDTVTITCHIHSPARHIMWYKLTTGKRLQPISVEPVATTDRFYNLTTFNKEPHRYSVKSDTINNHLSISATTGEDVGTYYCGLLNVKDIQFGSGTFLMVKGLKMISDSIVQQPESTSVQPGDSVTLSCSVHTGHCAAEHTSVMWLKHSDHAAPETIYSSGNKNNTCQRTKKDSEETTCVYNLLLRNLSSDDAGTYYCVVTSYGQTLLGNGTRIINRSADLSPTVIALMLSNILLGIVTLLLVWTLCKNSKKNSTASRSSDGSPEGNQVIQAGDAVVYTAVNSAPTGLSCRSASVKYSTDSIVYSDVRYCQ, from the exons ATGGTAAATCTGTTGACTGCTGTCAGTTTACCCGTCAGAACTGCTCTGTACAAGATGGAGCTACAAGCAGAGAAGATGGTGGTGTGCCTTCTAAATATTTCCCTGCTGTGGTCTGTGT GTCAAGCACAGTTAAGTGACATCTCCCAGCCTGATTCTTTCAAAGCAGTGGAGCTAGGAGACACAGTTACTATTACATGTCACATTCATAGTCCTGCAAGGCACATAATGTGGTACAAGCTGACCACTGGGAAGAGACTACAGCCCATATCTGTTGAGCCAGTGGCCACAACAGATAGGTTTTATAATCTGACAACATTTAATAAGGAACCTCACCGTTATTCAGTAAAATCTGACACAATCAACAATCACCTGAGTATATCTGCAACAACAGGGGAAGACGTTGGAACGTATTACTGTGGGCTGTTGAACGTAAAGGACATTCAGTTTGGATCAGGAACCTTTCTAATGGTCAAAG GTCTAAAGATGATCAGTGATTCTATCGTCCAGCAGCCAGAGTCTACATCTGTCCAGCCAGGagactctgtgactctcagcTGTTCTGTTCACACTGGTCATTGTGCAGCAGAACACACTAGTGTCATGTGGCTCAAACACTCTGATCACGCTGCTCCAGAAACCATTTACTCctctggaaataaaaacaacacctgTCAGAGGACTAAGAAAGACTCTGAAGAAACTACCTGTGTCTACAACCTGCTCCTGAGGAACCTCAGCTCTGATGATGCTGGGACCTACTACTGTGTCGTGACTTCATATGGACAGACACTGTTGGGAAACGGCACCAGGATAATTAACA GATCAGCTGATCTGAGTCCAACTGTCATTGCACTGATGCTGTCAAATATCCTTCTTGGGATAGTGACACTTCTTCTAGTATGGACACTTTgcaaaaacagcaagaaaaactCCACAG CATCCAGATCCAGTGACGGATCTCCTGAAGGCAATCAGGTGATACAG GCTGGAGATGCAGTTGTCTACACAGCAGTGAATTCAGCTCCCACAGGCTTATCCTGCAGATCAGCCTCAGTGAAATACAGTACAGACTCAATAGTTTATTCTGATGTCAGGTACTGTCAATAG
- the LOC108881992 gene encoding uncharacterized protein LOC108881992, producing MTPPTFALYFTCLFVANMAHLTYLKRSTLYSQSVGESVTLPCLCQDTVAVMFYWYKQTLGQKPRMMSTFYKHNNNATFNDEFKSNQRLSLDTENGKYNLRITDLQTSDSATYYCVSSNLYDFEFCEGVTLNVKDSSLNIQALVHQSESETIQPGGSVTLNCTVHTGTCDGEHSVYWFKSSEESHPGLIYTHGDRNDQCERKPNTQTHTCVYNLPMESLNLSHTGTYYCAVASCGHILFGNGTNLDFKHDVTSVVLVYFMTGALAFTTILVIVMAFSVYKMYKRKCHCTASSAPNTELCQDADNLHYAALREHKVNKSRRQRDDHLSECVYSSVKQ from the exons ATGACACCTCCAACCTTTGCTTTGTATTTCACATGTCTGTTCGTGGCGAATATGG CTCATCTGACATATTTGAAACGATCAACATTATATTCTCAATCAGTTGGGGAAAGTGTGACTTTACCGTGCCTCTGTCAAGATACTGTAGCTGTGATGTTTTACTGGTATAAGCAAACTCTGGGACAGAAGCCAAGGATGATGTCTACCTTCTATAAGCATAATAATAACGCCACCTTCAATGATGAATTCAAAAGCAATCAACGTCTCTCACTGGACACTGAAAATGGTAAATATAACCTGAGGATAACAGATTTGCAGACTTCAGACTCTGCTACTTACTACTGTGTAAGCAGCAATTTATATGACTTTGAATTTTGTGAGGGTGTCACTCTCAACGTAAAGGACTCAAGTTTGAACATCCAGGCTTTGGTCCATCAGTCAGAATCGGAGACCATCCAGCCAGGAGGCTCTGTGACTCtcaactgtacagtacacactgggacctgtgatggagaacacagtgtttactggttcAAAAGCTCTGAAGAATCTCATCCAGGACTCATTTACACCCATGGAGACAGGaatgatcagtgtgagaggaaacccaacacacaaacacacacctgtgtctacAACTTGCCAATGGAAAGTCTAAATCTTTCTCATACTGGAAcctactactgtgctgttgcCTCATGTGGACACATACTGTTTGGAAATGGGACCAACCTGGACTTCAAAC ATGATGTGACCTCTGTTGTCTTGGTGTATTTCATGACTGGAGCTTTGGCATTCACCACCATCCTGGTTATTGTAATGGCTTTCTCAGTGTACAAGATGTATAAAAGAAAGTGCCATTGTACAG CGTCCTCTGCTCCTAATACAGAG TTATGTCAAGATGCAGACAATCTTCATTATGCTGCTTTAAGGGAGCACAAGGTCAACAAATCAAGAAGACAGAGGGATGACCAcctgagtgaatgtgtgtactcCAGTGTAAAGCAGTAG